One stretch of Betaproteobacteria bacterium DNA includes these proteins:
- the cysE gene encoding serine O-acetyltransferase, giving the protein MNIIENEIWAELKRLAIAEAEKEPLLADHLYDLVTRHEGYPEALAHLLAVNLRDSTLDSDALDDFFSETITRNANIATASLYDLQAIRERDPACENVLVPFLYYKGFKALQTHRVAHELWKEGRRQVARFLQSRVSDAYGVDINPGAQIGKGVFIDHATSIVIGETAVVEDDVSMLHEVNLGGTGKVSGDRHPKIRRGVMIGAGAKILGNIEVGEGSKIAAGSVVLKPVPPHTTVAGVPAKPVGTPSSAVPAFDMRQDLE; this is encoded by the coding sequence ATGAACATCATCGAGAACGAAATTTGGGCTGAATTGAAACGCCTCGCCATCGCGGAGGCGGAAAAAGAGCCGCTGCTGGCCGATCACCTCTACGATCTGGTCACCCGCCACGAGGGTTACCCAGAAGCGCTGGCCCATCTGCTGGCGGTCAATCTGCGGGATAGCACTCTGGACAGCGACGCCTTGGACGATTTTTTTTCCGAGACCATCACGCGAAACGCTAACATCGCCACGGCGAGCCTCTACGATCTGCAAGCCATTCGGGAGCGCGATCCCGCCTGCGAGAACGTGCTGGTTCCATTCCTCTACTACAAAGGCTTCAAGGCCTTGCAGACCCACCGCGTTGCCCACGAGTTGTGGAAGGAAGGCCGCCGGCAAGTCGCGCGCTTTCTGCAATCGCGCGTGTCCGATGCCTATGGTGTGGATATCAACCCCGGCGCGCAGATTGGCAAGGGCGTGTTCATAGACCACGCCACCAGCATCGTCATAGGCGAGACCGCCGTGGTGGAAGACGATGTGTCCATGCTGCACGAAGTCAATCTCGGTGGCACTGGCAAGGTGAGTGGCGACCGGCATCCCAAGATTCGGCGCGGCGTGATGATCGGCGCCGGCGCGAAGATCCTGGGCAACATCGAAGTGGGAGAAGGTTCGAAGATCGCCGCCGGCAGCGTGGTGCTGAAGCCCGTGCCGCCGCACACCACCGTTGCCGGTGTGCCAGCCAAACCCGTGGGCACGCCAAGCTCCGCAGTGCCGGCCTTCGACATGCGGCAAGACTTGGAGTGA